One part of the Triplophysa dalaica isolate WHDGS20190420 chromosome 25, ASM1584641v1, whole genome shotgun sequence genome encodes these proteins:
- the zgc:86598 gene encoding STKc_CK2_alpha domain-containing protein, which produces MSGPVTSRSRVYPDVNTQRPREYWDYESHVVEWGNQDDYQLVRKLGRGKYSEVFEAINITNNEKVVVKILKPVKKKKIKREIKILENLRGGPNIITLRDIVKDPVSRTPALVFEHVNNTDFKQLYQTLSDYDIRFYMYEILKALDYCHSMGIMHRDVKPHNVMIDHEHRKLRLIDWGLAEFYHPSQEYNVRVASRYFKGPELLVDYQMYDYSLDMWSLGCMLASMIFRKEPFFHGHDNYDQLVRIAKVLGTEDLYDYIDKYNIELDPRFNDILGRHSRKRWERFVHSENQHLVSTEALDFLDKLLRYDHQARLTAREAMEHPYFYPTVKDQARMGSTSGLSTGSTPVSTSSMITGGVTSMSSAQPMANIAGSPVISSPSALAAQLPAAAGAQP; this is translated from the exons ATGTCCGGCCCTGTCACGAGTCGATCTCGCGTTTATCCAGACGTCAACACACAGAGACCACGGGAATACTGGGACTATGAATCTCACGTTGTTGAGTGGGG GAATCAAGATGATTATCAGTTGGTGCGAAAGCTCGGCCGAGGAAAATACAGTGAAGTGTTCGAAGCCATCAACATAACAAACAACGAAAAAGTAGTCGTCAAAATACTCAAG CCAGTAAAGAAGAAGAAAATCAAGCGAGAAATTAAAATTTTGGAGAATTTGAGAGGCGGCCCCAACATCATCACACTTCGAGACATTGTCAAGGACCCTGTG TCTCGAACCCCAGCTCTGGTTTTTGAACATGTGAACAACACAGACTTTAAG CAATTGTATCAAACGCTATCAGACTACGACATTCGGTTCTACATGTATGAGATCCTAAAG GCTTTGGACTACTGCCACAGTATGGGAATCATGCACAGAGATGTGAAGCCACACAACGTAATGATTGACCACGAACACAGAAAG CTTCGTCTGATAGACTGGGGCTTAGCAGAGTTCTATCACCCCAGTCAAGAGTACAACGTCAGGGTGGCGTCTCGATACTTCAAAGGACCTGAACTGCTGGTGGACTATCAG ATGTATGACTACAGTTTAGACATGTGGAGTCTCGGTTGCATGTTGGCCAGCATGATCTTCCGGAAAGAGCCGTTCTTCCACGGACACGACAACTATGATCAG CTTGTACGGATTGCCAAAGTCCTGGGTACAGAGGACCTTTATGACTACATCGACAAATACAACATTGAGCTCGATCCACGGTTCAACGACATTTTGGGAAG ACATTCCCGGAAAAGGTGGGAGCGTTTTGTCCACAGTGAGAACCAGCATCTGGTCAGCACAGAAGCGCTGGATTTCCTAGACAAACTATTGCGCTATGACCACCAAGCTCGCCTCACCGCCCGAGAGGCGATGGAACACCCATATTTCT ATCCCACAGTGAAGGATCAGGCGAGGATGGGCTCGACGTCAGGACTGTCCACTGGTTCCACTCCAGTCAGCACATCCAGTATGATCACAG GGGGCGTCACATCCATGTCTTCAGCCCAGCCGATGGCGAACATCGCAGGTTCTCCTGTCATCTCGTCCCCCAGCGCTCTAGCTGCACAGCTTCCTGCTGCCGCTGGAGCTCAGCCCTGA